The following are encoded together in the Bradyrhizobium genosp. L genome:
- the coxB gene encoding cytochrome c oxidase subunit II, whose translation MWRQWIPFWHPGLSPHSGDVDLLFAGLLIASALVLALLFFLLALFCARYRAGNQTDRNHRIEKSWHWEVSWTAASFVCFLGLFVWGASVYFQIYRTSADEHDIFVVAKQWMWKTQHPGGQSEIDALHIPVKRPVRLVMASQDVIHSFFIPALRLKHDVVPGRYQDLDIEVDRPGHYHLFCAEYCGTDHSGMIGEIVAMEPADFSNWLTQQAPSSPLAREGSQLFRELGCSGCHGGGGTIRAPPLEGVYGKPVPLADGTTVIADDKYIRDSILLPRSQVVASYQPLMPSFEGKVSEDQLLRLVIYIKSLARHPS comes from the coding sequence ATGTGGCGACAGTGGATTCCGTTCTGGCATCCCGGGCTCTCGCCGCACAGCGGCGACGTCGATCTGCTGTTCGCGGGTCTTCTGATCGCAAGTGCACTGGTGCTCGCATTGCTGTTCTTTCTGCTGGCGCTGTTTTGCGCGCGCTACCGCGCAGGCAATCAGACCGACCGAAACCATCGCATCGAGAAGAGTTGGCATTGGGAGGTGAGCTGGACAGCCGCCTCGTTCGTCTGCTTCCTCGGCCTGTTCGTCTGGGGCGCAAGCGTCTATTTCCAGATCTATCGCACTTCTGCGGACGAGCACGACATCTTCGTCGTGGCCAAGCAATGGATGTGGAAGACGCAGCATCCCGGCGGCCAGTCGGAGATCGACGCGCTGCACATTCCGGTCAAACGTCCTGTCCGCCTGGTGATGGCCTCGCAGGATGTCATTCACAGCTTCTTCATCCCGGCGCTCCGCCTCAAACACGATGTGGTTCCGGGTCGCTACCAGGACCTCGACATCGAAGTCGACAGGCCCGGTCACTATCACCTGTTCTGTGCTGAATATTGCGGTACCGACCATTCCGGCATGATCGGCGAGATCGTTGCGATGGAACCGGCCGACTTCTCCAACTGGCTCACGCAGCAGGCGCCATCGAGCCCGCTCGCGCGCGAAGGCAGCCAGCTGTTCCGTGAGCTGGGTTGCAGCGGCTGCCACGGCGGTGGCGGAACGATCCGTGCGCCGCCGCTCGAAGGCGTCTACGGCAAGCCGGTGCCGCTCGCAGACGGCACCACCGTGATCGCCGACGACAAGTACATCCGCGACTCCATCCTGCTGCCACGTAGCCAGGTGGTTGCAAGCTATCAGCCGTTGATGCCTTCGTTCGAGGGCAAGGTCAGCGAGGACCAGCTGTTGCGGCTCGTGATCTACATCAAATCGCTCGCGAGGCACCCATCATGA
- a CDS encoding c-type cytochrome — MRRVAQLALAALALASGICGAMGAGVQDFAAVERGRYLAVAADCGSCHTVPGSDHPLSGGRPIETPFGVLVAPNITPDQETGIGAWSDEEFDAAVRKGMRRDGKRLYPAMPFPYFARMTQEDIKDIRAYLSTVEPVHNPVAANRLPFPLNQRMAMTVWDRLYFRPGQFLEQQDKSKQWNRGAYLVEGPGHCGACHTPKTVLGGDKSDKKLQGYTLQGWVAPDITSGQGPLADWSADDLAQYLKTGHNRFAAAAGLMGEVVELSTSKLSEDDIKAMATYLKDVSGPKPAADSSADAHVMAAGGAIYQDLCSACHKSDGSGVPDLIPNLAHAATVNTGDPTTVLRVIFQGAQSVATDKEPTGPAMPAFGWQLNDAQVAAVATYVRNHWGKAPPVSEDEARKERAALDARTN, encoded by the coding sequence ATGCGTAGAGTTGCACAACTCGCTCTCGCTGCGCTCGCGCTCGCTTCCGGAATTTGCGGCGCTATGGGGGCGGGCGTGCAGGATTTCGCCGCCGTCGAGCGCGGACGCTATCTGGCTGTTGCGGCCGATTGCGGCAGCTGCCATACGGTCCCGGGTAGCGATCATCCCCTTAGCGGCGGCCGCCCCATTGAAACGCCGTTCGGCGTGCTGGTCGCGCCCAACATCACGCCGGATCAGGAGACCGGGATCGGCGCCTGGAGCGACGAGGAGTTTGACGCGGCCGTGCGGAAAGGTATGCGCCGCGACGGCAAGCGGCTCTATCCGGCCATGCCGTTTCCTTACTTCGCGCGTATGACGCAAGAGGACATCAAGGACATTCGCGCTTATCTGTCGACGGTCGAACCGGTTCATAATCCGGTGGCCGCTAACAGGCTGCCGTTCCCGCTGAACCAGCGCATGGCGATGACGGTCTGGGACAGGCTCTATTTCAGACCGGGCCAGTTCTTGGAGCAGCAGGACAAGTCGAAGCAGTGGAATCGCGGCGCCTATCTCGTCGAAGGCCCCGGTCACTGCGGCGCCTGCCATACGCCGAAGACGGTGTTGGGCGGCGACAAGTCCGACAAAAAGCTGCAGGGCTACACGCTCCAGGGATGGGTCGCGCCTGATATCACCAGCGGGCAGGGACCGCTTGCGGACTGGTCGGCCGACGATCTCGCGCAATATCTCAAGACCGGCCACAACCGGTTTGCGGCAGCGGCTGGCCTGATGGGCGAAGTTGTCGAGCTCTCGACGTCGAAGCTCAGCGAGGACGACATCAAGGCGATGGCGACCTATCTGAAAGACGTTTCGGGGCCGAAGCCCGCAGCGGACAGCTCGGCGGACGCGCATGTGATGGCCGCGGGCGGTGCGATCTATCAGGACCTCTGCTCGGCCTGTCACAAGTCGGATGGATCAGGCGTTCCCGATCTCATCCCGAACCTCGCACACGCGGCGACCGTTAACACGGGCGACCCTACGACGGTGCTGCGCGTGATCTTCCAGGGCGCGCAGAGCGTCGCGACCGACAAGGAGCCGACTGGCCCCGCCATGCCCGCGTTCGGCTGGCAATTGAACGATGCGCAGGTTGCGGCGGTTGCGACTTACGTCCGCAACCACTGGGGCAAGGCCCCACCGGTCAGTGAGGACGAGGCCAGGAAAGAGCGCGCGGCGCTCGACGCCAGGACGAACTGA
- the ctaD gene encoding cytochrome c oxidase subunit I, protein MSERSYLTTDYTLRSWFLTTDHKRIAILYFASLIFFFFIGGAAATAIRIELATPQADLVSSDVYNRLFTMHGIIMVWFFLIPSIPNTLGNFIVPLMIGARDLAFPRLNLMSWYIFMLGGCTTLFAILAGGVDTGWTFYTPFSTLYSNSYVIVAAAGVFIAGFSSILTGLNFIVTIHRLRAPGLTWYRLPLFLWSLYATSVILVLATPVLAITLLLMATERFFGVGIFDPRIGGDPLLFQHLFWFYSHPAVYIMILPGMGVINELISCFSRKQVFGYKFVAWCSLAIAAVGFLVWGHHMFVSGQSLVASLVFSFMSFIVAVPSAIKVFNWTATLHKGSIHFDAPMLYALAFIGLFTIGGLTGLFLACLAFDVHATDTYFVVAHFHYIMVGGMVTAYFGGLHYWWPKITGRLYSEYWARTAAVLIFFGFNLTFFPQFILGAEGMPRRYHVYPPEFQVWNVLSSGGATILAVAYLMPLFYLGYSAFFGKRAPANPWNAPGLEWQTSSPPPEFNFETQPVVTREPYQYNERFEAEPQNA, encoded by the coding sequence ATGAGCGAGAGAAGCTATCTCACCACTGACTACACGCTGCGATCATGGTTCCTGACGACGGACCACAAGCGGATCGCGATCCTGTATTTCGCGAGCCTGATCTTCTTTTTCTTCATCGGCGGCGCGGCCGCCACCGCGATCCGGATCGAGCTGGCGACGCCGCAGGCCGATCTTGTCAGCTCGGACGTCTATAATCGCCTGTTCACCATGCATGGCATTATCATGGTGTGGTTCTTCCTGATCCCATCGATTCCCAACACGCTCGGCAACTTCATTGTGCCGCTGATGATCGGTGCGCGCGATCTCGCCTTCCCCCGGCTGAACCTGATGAGCTGGTACATCTTCATGCTGGGCGGTTGCACCACGCTGTTTGCGATTCTGGCGGGCGGCGTCGATACCGGCTGGACGTTCTACACACCATTCTCGACGCTCTATTCCAACAGCTATGTGATCGTCGCGGCTGCCGGCGTCTTCATCGCCGGCTTCTCGTCGATCCTGACCGGGCTCAATTTCATCGTCACCATCCACCGCCTCCGTGCCCCGGGATTGACTTGGTATCGGCTGCCGCTTTTCCTGTGGTCGCTCTACGCGACCTCAGTCATCCTGGTCCTGGCAACACCGGTGCTCGCGATCACGCTGCTGCTGATGGCGACCGAACGCTTCTTCGGCGTCGGCATCTTCGATCCCAGGATCGGTGGCGATCCGCTGCTGTTCCAGCATCTGTTCTGGTTCTACTCGCATCCCGCGGTCTACATCATGATCCTGCCGGGCATGGGAGTGATCAACGAGCTGATTTCCTGCTTCTCGCGCAAGCAGGTGTTCGGCTACAAGTTCGTGGCGTGGTGCAGCCTCGCCATCGCCGCGGTCGGCTTCCTGGTCTGGGGCCACCACATGTTCGTCAGCGGCCAGTCGCTGGTTGCAAGCCTCGTGTTCTCCTTCATGAGCTTCATCGTCGCGGTGCCCTCAGCGATAAAGGTGTTCAACTGGACCGCGACGCTACATAAGGGCTCGATCCATTTCGACGCGCCCATGCTCTATGCGCTGGCCTTCATCGGCCTGTTCACGATCGGAGGTCTCACTGGCCTGTTCCTCGCCTGCCTCGCCTTCGACGTGCACGCGACCGACACCTATTTTGTCGTCGCGCATTTCCACTACATCATGGTCGGCGGCATGGTGACGGCCTATTTCGGCGGCCTGCATTATTGGTGGCCGAAGATCACCGGGCGGCTCTATTCGGAATATTGGGCGCGCACGGCGGCGGTGCTGATCTTCTTCGGCTTCAATCTGACCTTCTTTCCGCAATTCATTCTCGGGGCAGAGGGCATGCCGCGGCGCTATCACGTCTATCCCCCGGAATTTCAAGTCTGGAACGTGCTGTCCTCCGGGGGCGCCACCATCCTCGCCGTCGCCTATCTGATGCCGCTGTTCTACCTCGGCTATTCCGCATTCTTCGGCAAACGCGCGCCGGCGAATCCCTGGAACGCGCCCGGCCTCGAATGGCAGACGTCCTCGCCGCCGCCGGAGTTCAACTTTGAGACACAGCCGGTGGTGACGCGCGAGCCGTATCAATACAACGAGCGTTTCGAGGCGGAGCCGCAAAATGCCTGA
- a CDS encoding cytochrome c oxidase subunit 3, producing the protein MWVFIATEVLLFGGLILAYFVYRHAFPQGFAAGSRHTEIVIGTTNTAVLLTSSFLVAWAVEIFSPATTGIVTWLLIGAACLGLVFIVLKGIEYRGEYDEHLVPGIDFQFAGSKANGAQLFFVFYFIATAIHALHMLIGICLLVTLTIICRKAPTTRHRAALHSAALYWHFVDVVWIFLFALIYLPGRSAS; encoded by the coding sequence ATGTGGGTGTTCATCGCAACGGAAGTGCTGCTGTTCGGCGGCCTGATCCTCGCCTATTTCGTCTACCGGCACGCTTTCCCACAAGGCTTCGCCGCAGGCAGCCGGCACACCGAGATCGTGATCGGCACCACTAACACGGCCGTCCTGTTGACGTCGAGCTTTCTGGTGGCGTGGGCCGTCGAGATCTTTTCGCCGGCCACCACTGGGATCGTCACATGGCTGCTGATCGGTGCGGCGTGTCTCGGCCTTGTCTTCATCGTGCTCAAAGGCATCGAGTACCGCGGGGAATATGACGAACATCTGGTGCCCGGGATCGACTTCCAGTTCGCTGGCTCAAAAGCCAATGGGGCCCAGCTGTTCTTTGTCTTCTACTTCATCGCCACCGCAATCCACGCCCTGCACATGCTGATCGGGATCTGCCTGCTGGTCACGCTCACGATCATCTGCCGGAAGGCGCCGACGACGCGCCATCGCGCGGCCCTGCACAGCGCGGCGCTGTACTGGCATTTCGTCGACGTAGTCTGGATCTTCCTGTTCGCGCTGATCTACCTGCCCGGAAGGTCTGCGTCATGA
- a CDS encoding GMC family oxidoreductase translates to MARKLPRKDVIIIGLGWTGSIMAHELADAGLDVIAIERGPWRNTATDYPPGYAADELRYRIRHELFLRPGQTTFTFRNKMSEAALPIRSWGAFMPPNGVGGGGVHWNAETWRFLPSDFVLKTHLTERYGAGFLPDDMTIQDWGVTYDELEPHYDRFEYLCGTSGQAGNIKGKIMDGGNQFEGPRSRAYPNPPQEQPFGHTLFGKAARELGYKPFPQPSGNMSRPYQNPLGVRLGPCTYCGFCEWFGCGNYSKASPQTTILPALIRKPNFMARDNSEVTRINVDGSGKRAAGVTFVDSAGDEWEQPADLVVLSAYTIFNVQLLLLSGIGKAYDPAANTGVIGRNFTHQTISDVVSFFDPVKFVFNPFIASGAIGMCIDEFNGDNFDHGPHGFVGGGYMGNVQTNGRPIETTPVPPGTPLWGAAWKKAVKENYQSAIKPGTGVHGSMYSYRDVYVDLDPTYKDRFNRPLVRITMDFHDNEIKQNTFLTDKLAEIFQAMGAKQVHKEYRKAPYDITKYQTTHLCGGAIMGVDPNTSALNRYLQSWDVPNLFVLGASAFPQNAGYNPTGTVAALAYWAADAIRAQYLKKPGQLINA, encoded by the coding sequence ATGGCCCGTAAGCTCCCGCGGAAGGACGTCATCATCATCGGGCTCGGCTGGACCGGCTCGATCATGGCCCATGAGCTCGCCGACGCCGGGCTCGACGTCATCGCAATTGAGCGTGGCCCGTGGCGCAATACCGCAACCGACTACCCGCCGGGCTATGCGGCTGACGAATTGCGCTACCGCATCAGGCACGAGCTGTTCCTGAGGCCGGGCCAGACCACTTTCACTTTCCGCAACAAGATGAGCGAGGCAGCGCTACCGATCCGAAGCTGGGGCGCCTTCATGCCGCCGAACGGCGTCGGCGGAGGAGGGGTGCACTGGAATGCCGAGACCTGGCGCTTCCTGCCCTCGGACTTCGTCTTGAAGACGCATCTGACCGAGCGCTATGGCGCCGGTTTTCTGCCCGACGACATGACCATCCAGGATTGGGGCGTGACCTATGACGAGCTCGAGCCGCATTACGACCGGTTCGAATATCTCTGCGGCACGTCCGGCCAGGCCGGCAACATCAAGGGCAAAATCATGGACGGCGGCAACCAGTTCGAGGGACCGCGTTCGCGCGCCTATCCCAATCCGCCGCAGGAGCAGCCGTTCGGTCACACGCTGTTCGGCAAGGCGGCGCGCGAGCTCGGCTACAAGCCGTTCCCGCAGCCCTCCGGCAACATGTCGCGACCGTACCAAAATCCCCTCGGTGTTCGCCTCGGGCCCTGCACCTATTGCGGCTTCTGCGAGTGGTTCGGCTGCGGCAACTATTCAAAGGCCTCGCCGCAGACCACGATCCTGCCGGCACTGATCCGCAAGCCCAACTTCATGGCCCGTGACAACAGCGAGGTCACGCGGATTAATGTCGACGGCTCCGGCAAGCGCGCCGCCGGCGTGACCTTTGTCGACAGCGCGGGCGACGAATGGGAGCAGCCGGCCGACCTCGTCGTGCTCTCGGCCTACACGATCTTCAACGTCCAGCTCCTCCTGCTGTCGGGTATCGGCAAGGCCTATGACCCGGCGGCCAATACCGGCGTGATCGGCCGCAACTTCACCCACCAGACCATCTCCGACGTCGTCAGCTTCTTCGATCCGGTGAAATTTGTCTTCAATCCCTTCATCGCGTCAGGCGCGATCGGAATGTGCATCGACGAATTCAACGGCGACAATTTCGATCACGGTCCGCACGGCTTCGTCGGCGGCGGTTACATGGGGAATGTGCAAACCAATGGCCGGCCGATCGAAACCACGCCGGTGCCGCCGGGCACGCCGCTTTGGGGCGCGGCGTGGAAGAAGGCCGTCAAGGAGAACTATCAGAGCGCCATCAAGCCCGGGACCGGCGTCCACGGCAGCATGTACAGCTACCGCGACGTTTATGTCGATCTTGACCCCACCTACAAGGACCGCTTCAACCGGCCGCTGGTGCGGATCACCATGGATTTCCACGACAACGAGATCAAGCAGAACACATTCCTGACCGACAAGCTCGCCGAGATATTTCAGGCGATGGGCGCAAAGCAGGTCCACAAGGAGTATCGCAAGGCGCCCTACGACATCACCAAATACCAGACCACGCATCTGTGCGGCGGCGCGATCATGGGAGTGGATCCCAACACGAGCGCGCTGAACCGCTACCTCCAGAGTTGGGACGTGCCAAACCTGTTCGTACTTGGCGCCAGCGCGTTTCCGCAGAACGCCGGCTACAACCCGACCGGTACTGTCGCTGCGCTCGCCTATTGGGCGGCCGATGCGATCCGCGCCCAATATCTCAAGAAACCTGGGCAGCTGATCAATGCGTAG
- a CDS encoding cytochrome C oxidase subunit IV family protein, whose protein sequence is MTDWRPPIALVGAWLALLALLALTVTLAYVPLGAGNGVVALTIGTIKAGLVAAIFMELRHRGGLTLVFAGAGLFWFGILLWLGSMDFLTRT, encoded by the coding sequence ATGACGGACTGGCGACCACCGATTGCTCTTGTTGGAGCCTGGCTCGCCCTGCTGGCCTTGCTGGCGCTGACGGTGACTCTGGCTTACGTGCCGCTCGGAGCCGGCAATGGCGTCGTGGCCCTGACCATCGGCACGATCAAGGCAGGCCTTGTCGCGGCCATCTTCATGGAGCTGCGACATCGCGGCGGTCTCACGCTCGTCTTCGCCGGCGCGGGACTGTTCTGGTTTGGAATCCTGCTATGGCTTGGATCAATGGATTTCCTGACGCGGACGTGA
- the fdhD gene encoding formate dehydrogenase accessory sulfurtransferase FdhD, with the protein MHGFRSTRHDRIPTPTASIRMPRLTSHGTQDQRVVAEECPVALVFDGTTMAVLMATPSDLTDLALGFCLTEGLVEDAGEIEEVSVVPGADGIELRTWLRPRAGRLLKDRRRRLVGPTGCGLCGIESLAEANRMKRTVVRRISLTPDQIRISIERLGAAQILNHATRATHAAGFFRPGQDDMILREDVGRHNALDKLAGALASQGVLGHTGAVALTSRISVELVQKAAAIGVGIVVAVSAPTALAIRTAEASGLTLIGIARGSDFEIFSHPAGVCR; encoded by the coding sequence ATGCACGGCTTCCGCTCCACCAGACACGATCGCATTCCGACGCCGACAGCGTCGATCAGGATGCCTCGGCTGACCTCGCACGGGACGCAGGACCAGCGCGTCGTGGCCGAGGAGTGTCCCGTGGCGCTCGTGTTCGACGGCACGACGATGGCTGTTCTCATGGCCACCCCGTCCGATCTCACCGACCTCGCTCTCGGCTTCTGCCTGACCGAAGGATTGGTCGAGGACGCCGGCGAGATCGAGGAAGTGTCGGTCGTTCCTGGTGCCGACGGCATCGAGCTACGAACCTGGCTGCGGCCACGCGCCGGACGCCTGCTGAAGGATCGGCGCCGGCGACTGGTTGGTCCGACCGGCTGCGGCTTGTGCGGCATCGAGAGCCTCGCCGAAGCCAATCGGATGAAGCGCACCGTTGTGCGGCGGATCAGTCTCACCCCGGATCAGATCCGCATCTCGATCGAGCGCCTCGGCGCGGCGCAAATCCTCAACCATGCGACGCGCGCGACGCACGCCGCCGGCTTCTTTCGGCCCGGCCAGGATGACATGATCCTGCGTGAGGATGTCGGACGCCACAATGCGCTCGACAAGCTCGCCGGCGCGCTGGCCTCGCAAGGAGTGTTGGGCCACACCGGCGCCGTCGCCCTCACGAGCAGAATCTCGGTCGAGCTGGTGCAGAAGGCGGCCGCGATCGGCGTCGGCATCGTCGTCGCCGTCTCCGCGCCGACCGCGCTCGCGATTCGCACCGCCGAGGCCAGCGGACTGACGTTGATCGGCATCGCACGCGGCAGCGACTTCGAGATCTTCAGTCATCCCGCCGGCGTTTGCCGTTGA
- a CDS encoding PPC domain-containing DNA-binding protein yields MFVLILEQGEEALKSITEFANRENITGASVAAIGAFAHANFGWFDFAAKTYKPIEVNEQCEVLSLLGDVAQGDEGNANLHLHAVLGLQDGTLRGGHLLSGSVQPTLEVTITETVVHLRRKKRLELGIALLSI; encoded by the coding sequence GTGTTTGTCCTGATTTTGGAACAGGGCGAGGAGGCCCTCAAATCCATCACCGAATTTGCCAATCGGGAGAACATCACGGGCGCCTCGGTCGCGGCGATCGGCGCCTTCGCGCATGCGAATTTCGGTTGGTTCGACTTCGCGGCCAAGACCTACAAGCCGATCGAGGTGAACGAGCAATGCGAGGTGCTGAGCCTGCTCGGCGATGTTGCGCAAGGCGACGAAGGCAACGCCAACCTGCATCTTCACGCCGTGCTCGGCTTGCAGGACGGCACGCTGCGCGGCGGCCATCTGTTGTCGGGATCGGTCCAGCCGACGCTGGAAGTGACGATCACGGAGACCGTGGTTCATCTGCGCCGCAAGAAGCGGCTGGAGCTCGGTATCGCGCTGCTCAGCATCTAG
- a CDS encoding gluconate 2-dehydrogenase subunit 3 family protein encodes MQRRTFLTLAAWFVGTTSLTRATVIRNHVPWAPHPNSPPEMVRPGPWQFFTLDEARALEAIVDRIIPPDPETPGGKIAGCAVFIDRQLKGPYGSNQGLYMLGPYTRGSKEQGPQSAMTHAELYRKALAALDKHCKSTQGGKSFAELDATAQDDVLRKIESGEVKFDGVDALGFFSALLKDVPEGFFADPIHGGNIDMVGWKMIGFPGIRYDYRDWVGRHNERYPHPPVSIAGRADWTPAKS; translated from the coding sequence ATGCAGCGCAGAACCTTTTTGACACTCGCGGCCTGGTTTGTCGGGACGACATCCCTCACGCGCGCGACGGTGATCCGCAATCACGTGCCGTGGGCGCCCCATCCGAACTCGCCGCCAGAGATGGTGCGCCCAGGTCCCTGGCAGTTCTTCACCCTCGATGAAGCCCGCGCGTTGGAAGCGATCGTCGATCGCATCATCCCGCCCGATCCGGAGACGCCCGGCGGCAAGATCGCCGGCTGCGCGGTCTTCATCGATCGTCAGCTCAAAGGGCCCTACGGCTCGAACCAGGGCCTCTACATGCTAGGGCCATACACCAGAGGGAGCAAAGAGCAGGGGCCGCAATCGGCGATGACCCATGCCGAGCTTTATCGCAAGGCGCTGGCCGCGCTCGACAAGCACTGCAAATCGACCCAGGGCGGAAAATCCTTCGCGGAGCTCGATGCTACCGCGCAGGATGATGTGTTGCGGAAAATTGAGTCAGGCGAGGTCAAGTTCGATGGGGTCGATGCCCTCGGATTCTTCTCGGCGCTGCTGAAGGACGTACCCGAAGGCTTCTTTGCCGATCCCATTCACGGCGGCAATATCGACATGGTCGGCTGGAAGATGATCGGCTTTCCGGGCATTCGCTACGATTATCGCGATTGGGTCGGTCGTCACAACGAACGTTATCCGCATCCGCCCGTCAGCATCGCGGGGCGCGCGGACTGGACCCCGGCAAAATCGTGA
- a CDS encoding FdhF/YdeP family oxidoreductase, translating to MRQKAKVENYDAPAGGWGSLNAVVHILTQEEVAILGSEILLKQNKPGGYMCVSCSWAKPANPHPFEFCENGAKATAWEITGKTVTPEFFAQHTLTELRCWSDHQLEEQGRLTHPMRYDPVSDKYVAVDWSETFREIGSELNRLDPRSVIMYTSGRASLEASYMYQLFGRMYGTNNFPDSSNMCHETTSVALPQVIGVPVGTVQLKDFADTDCIFFFGHNTTTNAPRMLHPLQEAAQRGVPIVTFNPLRERGLERFVNPQNPLQMIAGGTRISTQYHQVRVGGDAAAIVGICKCVIESDDLARANGSPRIVDVDFIAQHTSGFDEFAAFCRAQDWDAIERASGLTRAATIDAANVYMAANAVIANYGMGVTQHKHGVETAKMIVNLLLLRGNIGKPGAGISPIRGHSNVQGQRTVGISEKTKLVPLDKLADLYGFEPPRWDGLSTVDACQGILKGDVRGFVSLGGNFVRAIPERSLMEPAWSGLRLSVQIATKLNRSHIVPGEVTYLLPCLGRIEIDEQASGSQAVSMEDSTACIHGSRGQRKPVAEHALSEPAIIAGLAKATLKANSKVDWDGWIADYSRVRDAIEQTYPDQFKDFNKRMFEPGGFPRPLAARERKWKTPNGKANFTVPEAAFAPPQESDGVYELMTMRADGQFNTTIYTEDDRFRGIQGSRYVVLMNPVDMEADGLKSGDTVTLVTEANDGVERSLSELQVVPYDIPRRSIAGYYPECNGLIPLWHYAEGSKVPAAKSVPVRLFKDVPPEIIEGGEVPISAA from the coding sequence ATGCGGCAGAAAGCCAAAGTCGAAAATTATGATGCTCCCGCCGGTGGTTGGGGCTCGCTCAACGCCGTCGTTCACATTCTCACGCAGGAAGAGGTCGCGATCCTCGGTAGCGAAATTCTGCTGAAGCAGAACAAGCCCGGCGGTTACATGTGCGTGAGCTGCTCCTGGGCCAAGCCGGCAAATCCGCATCCGTTCGAATTCTGCGAGAACGGCGCCAAGGCGACCGCCTGGGAGATAACCGGCAAGACGGTCACGCCGGAGTTTTTCGCTCAGCATACGCTCACCGAGCTGCGGTGCTGGTCCGATCATCAATTGGAGGAGCAGGGCCGGTTGACCCATCCAATGCGCTATGATCCGGTCAGTGACAAATACGTGGCGGTCGACTGGAGCGAGACGTTCCGCGAGATCGGCAGCGAACTCAATAGGCTCGATCCCCGTTCGGTCATCATGTACACGTCCGGCCGCGCCTCGCTCGAGGCCAGCTACATGTACCAGCTGTTCGGCCGGATGTATGGAACGAACAATTTCCCCGACAGCTCCAACATGTGCCACGAGACGACCTCCGTGGCGTTGCCTCAGGTCATCGGAGTTCCCGTCGGCACGGTGCAGCTGAAGGATTTCGCCGACACCGACTGCATTTTCTTCTTCGGTCATAACACCACGACCAATGCACCGCGGATGCTGCATCCGCTCCAGGAGGCAGCCCAGCGCGGCGTGCCCATCGTGACCTTCAATCCGCTCCGGGAGCGGGGCCTCGAGCGCTTCGTCAATCCGCAAAACCCGCTGCAGATGATCGCGGGCGGCACGCGCATCAGCACGCAATATCATCAGGTCCGCGTCGGCGGCGACGCTGCGGCGATTGTCGGCATCTGCAAATGTGTGATCGAATCGGATGATCTGGCACGAGCGAACGGATCGCCGCGCATCGTGGACGTCGACTTTATCGCGCAGCATACGTCGGGCTTCGACGAGTTTGCCGCGTTCTGCCGCGCGCAAGACTGGGACGCAATCGAGCGAGCCTCCGGTCTCACGCGCGCCGCGACGATCGATGCCGCCAACGTCTATATGGCTGCCAACGCCGTGATCGCCAATTATGGGATGGGCGTCACCCAGCACAAGCACGGCGTCGAGACCGCCAAGATGATTGTCAATCTGCTGCTGCTGCGCGGCAATATCGGCAAGCCGGGCGCCGGCATCTCGCCGATCCGCGGGCATTCCAACGTCCAAGGTCAGCGCACGGTCGGCATCTCCGAGAAGACGAAGCTGGTGCCGCTCGACAAGCTTGCTGACCTCTACGGATTCGAGCCGCCGCGGTGGGACGGTCTCTCCACCGTGGACGCCTGCCAAGGCATTTTGAAGGGCGACGTTCGCGGCTTCGTCAGTCTCGGCGGCAATTTCGTGCGCGCAATCCCCGAGCGCTCGCTGATGGAGCCGGCCTGGTCGGGCCTGCGTCTGTCGGTGCAGATCGCAACGAAACTCAATCGCAGCCACATCGTTCCGGGCGAAGTCACCTACCTCCTGCCATGTCTCGGCCGCATCGAGATCGACGAGCAGGCCAGCGGCTCGCAGGCCGTATCGATGGAGGATTCCACCGCTTGCATTCATGGCTCGCGCGGTCAGCGCAAGCCGGTCGCTGAACATGCCTTGTCTGAGCCCGCGATCATCGCCGGTCTCGCCAAGGCTACCCTCAAGGCGAACTCCAAGGTCGATTGGGACGGCTGGATCGCGGACTATTCGCGCGTCAGGGATGCCATTGAGCAGACCTATCCCGATCAGTTCAAGGACTTCAACAAGCGCATGTTCGAGCCCGGCGGCTTTCCGCGGCCGCTGGCGGCGCGCGAGCGCAAATGGAAGACGCCGAACGGCAAGGCCAATTTCACCGTGCCCGAGGCGGCCTTCGCTCCGCCGCAGGAGAGTGACGGCGTGTATGAGCTGATGACCATGCGCGCCGACGGGCAGTTCAACACCACGATCTACACCGAGGATGATCGCTTCCGCGGCATCCAGGGCAGCCGCTACGTCGTGCTGATGAATCCGGTTGACATGGAGGCGGACGGGCTGAAGTCGGGAGACACGGTCACGCTGGTGACCGAGGCCAATGATGGTGTCGAGCGCAGCTTGAGCGAGCTTCAGGTCGTGCCCTATGATATCCCGCGCCGGAGCATCGCCGGCTACTACCCCGAATGCAACGGGCTGATCCCCCTCTGGCACTATGCCGAAGGCAGCAAGGTGCCGGCGGCGAAGTCGGTGCCGGTGCGGCTGTTCAAGGACGTCCCGCCCGAGATCATCGAGGGCGGCGAGGTGCCGATCTCGGCGGCGTAA